One window from the genome of Salisaeta longa DSM 21114 encodes:
- a CDS encoding DUF433 domain-containing protein, with the protein MKREEIFHRDPDIQGGAPVFTGTRVPVDSLVQHLRHGKRLDEFIDDFPSVRREQAEAFLQLAEEAALAEDHPPRAA; encoded by the coding sequence ATGAAACGCGAAGAGATTTTCCACCGGGATCCAGACATTCAGGGTGGGGCCCCCGTCTTCACAGGGACGCGCGTTCCGGTCGACTCGCTTGTTCAGCATCTTCGGCATGGCAAGCGCCTCGACGAATTTATCGACGACTTTCCGAGCGTTCGGCGCGAGCAGGCCGAAGCGTTTTTGCAGCTGGCCGAAGAGGCCGCGCTTGCTGAAGATCACCCCCCGCGTGCGGCATGA
- a CDS encoding DUF5615 family PIN-like protein produces MTVLFDENIPRKLKWRLMERGIEVVTVPERGWAGVKNGALLDRNGALLDRAEEAFDALLTMDQGIEYQQNFEGRELAIVTVVAPTNEYETLLPLVPEIVDAARKATKGAVISVAA; encoded by the coding sequence ATGACGGTTCTTTTCGATGAAAACATCCCGCGCAAGCTCAAGTGGCGCCTCATGGAGCGAGGCATTGAGGTAGTGACCGTTCCGGAACGCGGATGGGCCGGTGTAAAGAACGGAGCGCTGCTCGACCGGAACGGAGCGCTGCTCGACCGGGCGGAAGAAGCGTTCGACGCATTGCTCACGATGGACCAGGGCATTGAGTACCAGCAGAATTTTGAAGGGCGGGAGCTGGCCATTGTGACGGTCGTAGCGCCAACCAACGAGTACGAGACACTTCTTCCACTAGTACCTGAAATTGTGGATGCAGCGCGGAAAGCAACAAAAGGCGCAGTCATATCCGTAGCGGCATAA
- a CDS encoding PIN domain-containing protein: protein MSGPVVVDTNVLFSALLRKSAHFTEVLLTSNRRFLINELAVVELFKHKGKIVRLSRLGDEDIVHLFYELLRELELYKEELIAPANRAKAAELCQDVDLTDAPHVAIALETGERLWTGDQKLKEGLRAKGFSRFLEPPR, encoded by the coding sequence GTGAGTGGGCCTGTTGTCGTTGACACCAACGTTCTGTTTTCCGCTCTTCTGCGCAAAAGCGCACACTTCACGGAGGTACTTCTGACCTCCAACCGGCGTTTTCTGATCAACGAACTTGCCGTGGTTGAGCTCTTCAAGCACAAGGGGAAGATCGTGCGGCTCAGCCGTCTTGGCGACGAGGATATCGTGCACCTTTTCTACGAGCTGTTGCGCGAATTGGAGCTTTACAAGGAAGAGCTTATCGCGCCGGCCAACCGGGCCAAAGCCGCTGAGCTATGCCAGGACGTGGACCTAACCGATGCGCCGCACGTGGCCATTGCGCTTGAAACCGGAGAACGCCTCTGGACAGGCGATCAGAAACTGAAAGAAGGGCTCCGGGCCAAAGGATTCTCCCGATTTCTCGAACCGCCGCGCTAG
- a CDS encoding TMEM175 family protein, which translates to MATPRDAGGFRLRGLDTTRIETFTDAAFAFALTLLVISLDPPTTMQALTGALVHVPGFVFSATLLMVFWNGHHRWSRRYGLDDGTSIVLSCLLVFTILVFVYPLRYMARAVTGATASLIGLPIGPDIRTLGITSVHDVNLMFVIYGIGFMFMSMTIALLNLHAWRHRHALALDETERIETRMELGTWCILFIAALLSTITAAAFPNALPIGGWPYALLGIVMPIYRRHMRQGTRRLRTGAPSERAGSLSR; encoded by the coding sequence ATGGCCACCCCACGTGACGCAGGCGGATTCAGGCTGCGCGGGCTGGATACGACGCGCATCGAGACCTTTACGGACGCAGCATTCGCGTTCGCGTTGACGCTGCTTGTCATTTCGCTCGATCCGCCCACGACCATGCAGGCGCTGACCGGCGCGCTCGTACACGTGCCAGGCTTCGTTTTCAGCGCAACCCTGCTCATGGTGTTCTGGAATGGACACCACCGCTGGAGCCGGCGTTACGGCCTGGATGATGGCACGAGCATTGTGCTTAGTTGCCTTCTCGTGTTCACCATCCTCGTCTTCGTCTACCCGCTGCGCTACATGGCCCGCGCCGTCACAGGCGCCACCGCGAGCTTGATCGGCCTGCCGATTGGGCCCGACATTCGCACGCTTGGTATCACCAGCGTGCACGATGTAAACCTGATGTTCGTGATCTACGGCATCGGCTTCATGTTCATGTCCATGACTATTGCGCTGCTTAACCTGCACGCGTGGCGGCATCGCCACGCGCTGGCGCTGGATGAGACGGAGCGCATCGAGACGCGTATGGAGCTCGGTACGTGGTGCATCCTGTTCATCGCAGCTCTGCTGTCGACGATAACCGCTGCGGCCTTTCCGAATGCCCTGCCAATTGGCGGCTGGCCATACGCACTGCTTGGAATCGTGATGCCGATCTACAGGCGCCACATGAGGCAGGGCACGCGTCGGCTGCGCACGGGCGCCCCCTCGGAGCGCGCAGGCTCGTTGAGCCGCTGA
- a CDS encoding HAD family hydrolase encodes MDVAFVYFDIDDTLLDHRHAERAALADVRTRYLETFGRYSVDELQTLYHTINAPLWRQYAQGAIDKTDVKDQRFVKLLEAVEAPHADAARVGSYYMQRYGAHWRFVPGAHTAFEAIAQRYPVGLLTNGFAEVQAQKLKQFPVLAERAQAVIISEETGYMKPHPEVFAQASAAAETPPERILYVGDSFPSDVQGGQRAGWRVAWYLRDEPPKDATTDARGFAFTSWATLRERLGLPAAESAA; translated from the coding sequence ATGGACGTTGCGTTTGTGTACTTCGACATCGACGATACGCTGCTTGACCACCGCCACGCCGAGCGCGCGGCCCTCGCGGACGTGCGCACCCGCTACCTGGAGACGTTTGGACGCTATTCCGTCGATGAGCTCCAAACGCTTTATCACACCATCAACGCGCCGCTGTGGCGGCAGTACGCGCAGGGGGCCATTGACAAAACCGACGTAAAGGACCAGCGCTTTGTGAAGCTTCTGGAAGCGGTGGAGGCGCCGCACGCCGATGCGGCCCGCGTGGGCAGCTACTACATGCAGCGCTACGGCGCCCACTGGCGCTTCGTCCCCGGCGCCCACACGGCGTTCGAGGCCATTGCGCAGCGGTACCCGGTGGGCCTGCTCACCAACGGCTTTGCGGAGGTGCAAGCCCAAAAGCTGAAGCAATTTCCGGTGCTGGCGGAGCGCGCGCAGGCCGTGATCATCAGCGAGGAAACCGGCTACATGAAGCCGCACCCGGAGGTGTTTGCGCAGGCCAGCGCGGCCGCCGAGACGCCGCCGGAGCGCATCTTGTACGTGGGCGACTCCTTTCCCTCGGATGTACAAGGTGGGCAGCGGGCCGGGTGGCGCGTGGCCTGGTACCTGCGCGACGAGCCGCCCAAAGACGCCACCACCGACGCCCGCGGCTTCGCGTTTACGTCGTGGGCAACGCTTCGCGAGCGGCTGGGGCTTCCCGCTGCCGAATCCGCTGCGTAA
- a CDS encoding SDR family oxidoreductase translates to MAAAKHILVTGATGYVGGRLVPCLLREGYRVRCFVRDARRVQARPWADRVEIVEGDALERDTVGPAMQGIDAAYYLIHSLGAGASFAERDRMAATNVRAAAADAGVGRIIYLGGIQPKGEQQSKHLRSRLETGDVLREGPVPVTELRAAVIVGSGSLSFELVRSLTERVPVMLCPRWVQTPTQPIAIRNVLQYLVATLSTPESTGETIEIGGSDVLTYGDMFQIYAKVRGLKRRIVNVPFLTPRLSSYWVGFVTPVSSTIARPLIEGLDNEVTVDRPEVARTMFPSVRPISYEAAVRLALRRAASGDLPTVWNSAQSSVPSAPDDTPTLEVTEGLFRETRTATVQTSPAAAFAEIERLGGRNGWGYADSLWRLRGRIDQLLGGVGFRAGRRDAETLRPGDAVDFWRVEALEANRLVRFRAEMKLPGRAWLQYEVTPAAAETRITQTVFFEPRGLWGTLYWYLVAPVHRWVFRGMLRALTQRIRQREAPAAREALPTT, encoded by the coding sequence ATGGCAGCAGCTAAACACATTCTGGTCACGGGCGCCACGGGATACGTGGGCGGCCGGCTGGTGCCATGCCTGCTGCGGGAGGGCTACCGCGTGCGGTGTTTTGTGCGCGACGCCCGCCGCGTACAGGCGCGCCCGTGGGCCGATCGGGTGGAGATTGTGGAGGGCGATGCGCTGGAGCGCGACACGGTTGGGCCCGCCATGCAAGGCATCGACGCGGCGTACTATCTCATCCATTCGCTGGGCGCCGGGGCGTCGTTTGCCGAACGCGACCGGATGGCCGCGACCAACGTGCGTGCGGCAGCCGCGGACGCCGGCGTGGGGCGCATCATCTACCTGGGCGGCATCCAGCCCAAGGGCGAGCAGCAATCGAAGCACCTTCGCAGCCGGCTCGAAACCGGCGACGTGCTGCGCGAGGGCCCGGTGCCCGTCACCGAACTGCGGGCGGCGGTGATTGTAGGATCGGGCAGCCTGTCGTTTGAACTGGTGCGGTCGCTCACCGAGCGCGTGCCCGTCATGCTGTGCCCGCGCTGGGTGCAAACGCCCACGCAGCCCATCGCCATCCGCAACGTCCTGCAGTACCTCGTCGCGACGCTCTCCACCCCCGAGAGCACCGGCGAGACCATCGAGATTGGCGGCAGCGACGTGCTCACCTACGGCGATATGTTTCAGATTTACGCGAAGGTGCGCGGGCTGAAGCGGCGCATCGTCAACGTGCCGTTTCTTACGCCGCGGCTTTCGTCGTACTGGGTGGGTTTCGTCACGCCGGTGTCGTCGACCATCGCGCGGCCGCTCATCGAGGGGCTCGACAACGAAGTGACCGTCGACCGGCCCGAGGTGGCACGGACGATGTTTCCGAGCGTGCGGCCCATCAGCTACGAGGCGGCGGTGCGGCTGGCGCTGCGGCGCGCCGCGAGCGGCGATTTGCCCACGGTGTGGAACAGCGCGCAGTCGTCCGTTCCTTCAGCCCCCGACGATACGCCGACGCTGGAGGTGACCGAAGGGCTCTTTCGGGAGACGCGCACCGCTACGGTGCAGACCTCGCCTGCGGCGGCGTTTGCGGAAATTGAGCGGCTGGGCGGACGCAACGGCTGGGGCTATGCCGATTCGCTTTGGCGCCTGCGCGGACGGATCGATCAACTGCTGGGCGGCGTCGGATTTCGCGCGGGCCGCCGCGATGCGGAGACCCTGCGCCCCGGCGATGCCGTCGACTTCTGGCGGGTTGAGGCGCTAGAGGCCAACCGCCTGGTACGGTTTCGCGCCGAGATGAAGCTGCCGGGGCGGGCATGGCTTCAGTACGAGGTGACGCCCGCCGCAGCGGAGACGCGCATTACGCAGACGGTCTTCTTTGAGCCGCGCGGGCTGTGGGGCACGCTCTACTGGTACCTGGTGGCCCCGGTGCACCGATGGGTCTTCCGCGGCATGCTGCGGGCGCTTACGCAGCGGATTCGGCAGCGGGAAGCCCCAGCCGCTCGCGAAGCGTTGCCCACGACGTAA
- a CDS encoding ribonuclease Z, with translation METVVCPLGTASATPAHGRHLSAWVMQRHGTLYLLDCGEGTQYRLREEGYALARIAAIFITHLHGDHCFGLPGLLSSMALNQRQAPLTLVAPAPLDSMLQALPGLDPDRQPFPIERVLLDESLTQQTVYAADGLRVTARPLTHRTFTAGYRVDEDDRPGRFFPEKARALGVTDERLFGTLQRGTPVTRDDGTVVHPRDVMGPPRPGVTWAYVTDTRPCAAGRALARHADLLVHDATFSEAHRARAADTGHSTAREAARVAQAAGAKQLALTHFSARYPTPEVLVEEARDVFSASVAAEEGRPFVLDPRETSRES, from the coding sequence ATGGAAACAGTTGTTTGCCCGCTGGGCACAGCGTCTGCCACGCCGGCGCACGGTCGTCACCTTTCGGCTTGGGTGATGCAGCGCCACGGCACGCTCTACCTGTTGGATTGCGGCGAGGGCACACAGTACCGACTGCGCGAGGAAGGCTACGCGCTGGCACGCATCGCAGCCATCTTCATCACGCACCTCCACGGCGATCACTGCTTCGGATTGCCCGGCCTCCTCTCCTCGATGGCCCTCAACCAGCGCCAGGCCCCGCTTACGCTTGTCGCCCCGGCGCCCCTCGATTCCATGCTGCAGGCACTGCCCGGCCTGGATCCCGACCGGCAGCCGTTTCCTATTGAGCGCGTGCTGCTCGACGAATCGCTCACGCAGCAGACGGTGTACGCCGCGGACGGGCTCCGCGTGACGGCGCGCCCGCTGACGCACCGGACGTTTACCGCGGGCTATCGGGTGGACGAAGACGATCGGCCGGGGCGCTTCTTTCCGGAAAAGGCCCGGGCGCTGGGCGTCACGGACGAACGCCTCTTTGGCACCCTGCAGCGCGGCACCCCCGTGACGCGCGACGACGGCACCGTGGTGCATCCGCGCGACGTTATGGGGCCGCCGCGACCGGGCGTTACGTGGGCGTACGTCACCGATACGCGTCCGTGTGCCGCGGGCCGCGCGCTGGCCCGCCACGCCGACCTCCTCGTGCACGACGCCACATTCAGCGAAGCGCACCGCGCCCGCGCCGCCGACACCGGCCACAGCACCGCCCGCGAGGCGGCCCGCGTAGCGCAAGCCGCCGGGGCCAAGCAGCTTGCGCTCACCCACTTCAGTGCCCGCTACCCCACCCCCGAGGTACTTGTGGAAGAGGCACGTGACGTATTCAGCGCGTCGGTGGCCGCCGAAGAGGGTCGGCCCTTCGTGCTCGACCCGCGCGAGACATCCCGCGAATCGTGA
- a CDS encoding ABC transporter ATP-binding protein, whose protein sequence is MASSSTTDARTEEQKLDALNGTLLRRMIATLAPYRGWVVLALVITVTASLLGPLRPWLIQQAIDNYIVTGDLDGLGRIIGFLVLALVGEGVFAFGKNYLTQWIGQHAIDDLRTRVFEHIQRQPLSFFDRTPIGKLITRTTSDVQALSDLLSSGVVVILGDSMRVLFIAAFMFYYNVTLALVTLAVLPLMIAVTAWFRKNARAMYRETRKQVSRMNAFIQEHVTGMAIVQLFGREADEMERFRSINDDHRQAQIKTIFYFAVFWPAVQIVSDVALGAVLWFGGLRSMTGTLTLGVLIAFLQYVRQFFQPIRNLSNQYDTLQRALSGAERIYGLVDEDERLAERDDPVTLDAVAGRIEFRNVWFAYEDDAEGAPDWILKDVSFTVEPGETLALVGATGAGKSTVMNVLLRFYDVQRGDIFLDGVNIRDLRLDDLRQHLGLVLQDVFLFSGSVERNLTLGDDTIDPDTMKRAADLVQASDFIERLPNGYQQDVKERGSSLSHGQRQLLAFVRALLYDPAVMVLDEATSSVDTETEQLIQNALERLTENRTTLAIAHRLSTIRDADQILVMHKGEIRERGTHQELLAHEGLYRKLYDLQYRDQERAAAA, encoded by the coding sequence GTGGCTTCTTCGTCTACAACCGACGCACGCACCGAAGAGCAGAAGCTGGATGCGCTCAACGGTACCCTCTTGCGCCGCATGATCGCGACGCTCGCGCCCTATCGCGGGTGGGTGGTGCTTGCGCTCGTCATTACCGTTACCGCGTCGCTGCTGGGGCCGCTGCGCCCGTGGCTCATCCAGCAGGCCATCGACAACTACATCGTGACGGGCGACCTCGACGGCCTGGGGCGCATCATTGGCTTTCTGGTGCTTGCGCTCGTGGGCGAAGGCGTGTTTGCGTTCGGCAAAAACTACCTTACGCAGTGGATCGGCCAGCACGCCATCGACGACCTGCGCACGCGCGTCTTCGAGCACATCCAGCGGCAGCCCCTGTCGTTTTTCGACCGCACGCCCATCGGCAAGCTCATCACGCGCACCACGAGCGACGTGCAGGCCCTCAGCGACCTGCTCTCCTCCGGCGTGGTCGTCATTTTGGGCGACAGCATGCGCGTGCTGTTCATCGCCGCCTTCATGTTCTACTACAACGTGACGCTCGCCCTCGTCACGCTGGCCGTGCTGCCGCTCATGATTGCGGTGACGGCGTGGTTTCGCAAAAACGCGCGGGCCATGTACCGCGAGACGCGCAAGCAGGTCTCACGCATGAATGCGTTCATCCAAGAGCACGTCACCGGGATGGCCATCGTGCAGCTCTTTGGGCGCGAGGCCGACGAGATGGAGCGCTTCCGGTCGATCAACGACGACCACCGGCAGGCGCAAATCAAAACCATCTTCTACTTCGCCGTCTTTTGGCCGGCGGTTCAAATTGTATCGGATGTGGCCCTGGGCGCCGTTCTGTGGTTTGGCGGGCTGCGCTCCATGACCGGCACGCTCACGCTGGGCGTGCTCATTGCGTTCTTGCAGTACGTGCGGCAGTTCTTCCAGCCCATCCGCAACCTCTCCAACCAGTACGACACGCTGCAGCGCGCCCTTTCGGGGGCGGAACGCATCTACGGGCTGGTCGATGAGGACGAACGCCTCGCCGAGCGCGACGACCCGGTGACGCTGGACGCCGTGGCGGGCCGGATCGAGTTTCGGAACGTCTGGTTTGCGTACGAGGACGATGCGGAGGGCGCCCCCGACTGGATTCTGAAGGACGTGTCATTCACGGTGGAGCCCGGCGAGACGCTCGCTTTGGTGGGCGCCACGGGCGCGGGCAAGTCGACCGTGATGAACGTGCTGCTGCGGTTTTATGACGTGCAGCGAGGCGACATCTTCCTCGACGGCGTAAACATCCGCGACCTGCGCCTCGATGATCTCCGCCAGCACCTGGGATTGGTGTTGCAAGACGTATTTTTGTTCTCGGGCTCCGTAGAGCGGAATCTGACGCTGGGCGACGACACCATCGACCCCGACACGATGAAGCGCGCGGCCGATTTGGTGCAAGCCAGCGACTTTATCGAGCGCCTGCCCAACGGCTATCAGCAAGACGTGAAAGAGCGCGGGTCGTCGCTTTCGCACGGGCAGCGGCAGCTCTTGGCGTTTGTGCGGGCGCTGCTGTACGATCCAGCGGTGATGGTGCTCGACGAAGCCACCTCCAGCGTAGACACCGAGACGGAGCAGCTCATTCAGAACGCGCTGGAGCGCCTGACCGAAAACCGCACCACGCTGGCTATCGCGCACCGCCTCTCCACCATCCGCGATGCCGATCAGATTTTGGTGATGCACAAAGGCGAGATTCGCGAGCGCGGCACCCATCAGGAGCTGCTGGCTCACGAGGGCCTGTACCGCAAGCTGTACGATCTGCAGTACCGCGATCAGGAGCGCGCGGCCGCTGCGTAG
- a CDS encoding S8 family serine peptidase, producing the protein MRTGRILWSLGLLVLCTAGAAHGQSAPADAERTFWVFLERQPAACPGTDAARARRALRGRNGVHCWQLPPATQRALRATAGPLRTVSRWLGAVSVALTPAERRAVEALPMVRRVQPLGLRLQRTAVRAPEVVQPGLAGLQLATVNAVRALDDGFDGRGVHLGFMDASYRGFQHTVFAPLRASGRLRGLRDFTPGTQQGQHGQMVASVAVGYQPGRYVGPAHGATVWAATTEHTPYERNIEEDFFVAGLEWLERQGVDVVNISLGYTRFDEGERSYMPAALDGDTAVTTRAADRAAALGVTVVTSAGNGGCARAERCWYYVGTPADADSVITVGAVRPDSSRASFSARGPTADGRIKPDVAALGTRVAVANGRDTFVRGGGTSFAAPMVSGIAAQMLQANPRLRPLQVRAILRQTASHPGRPNNRTGWGIADGTAAVRTAVAWTRLWPPPLTQIEPPYPLRATRRVQVVVRAAAGARHARITLVDRLGRVQIAQTMPLRAGYNRHALSVHSLPPGVYGYRVQADGHTRRGVVSVLPPS; encoded by the coding sequence ATGCGCACCGGCCGAATACTTTGGAGCCTGGGGCTTCTCGTGCTCTGCACGGCGGGGGCGGCGCACGGACAGTCGGCACCTGCGGATGCGGAGCGCACGTTCTGGGTGTTTTTGGAGCGGCAGCCGGCGGCGTGTCCGGGGACCGATGCGGCCCGGGCCCGGCGCGCGCTACGGGGGCGCAACGGCGTGCACTGCTGGCAGCTACCGCCTGCTACCCAGCGCGCGCTGCGGGCAACCGCCGGTCCGCTACGCACCGTCAGCCGGTGGCTGGGCGCTGTAAGCGTGGCCTTGACGCCCGCGGAGCGCCGGGCGGTGGAGGCGCTGCCGATGGTGCGCCGGGTGCAGCCGCTGGGCCTTCGGTTGCAGCGGACCGCCGTGCGCGCTCCGGAGGTGGTACAGCCGGGCCTCGCGGGGTTGCAGCTCGCAACCGTAAACGCCGTGCGCGCCCTCGACGACGGTTTCGATGGCCGCGGCGTGCACCTCGGGTTTATGGATGCCTCGTATCGCGGCTTCCAACACACGGTGTTTGCGCCCCTGCGCGCCTCGGGCCGCCTGCGCGGGCTGCGCGATTTTACGCCGGGCACGCAGCAGGGCCAGCATGGCCAGATGGTGGCCTCGGTTGCGGTGGGCTACCAGCCGGGGCGCTACGTGGGGCCGGCGCACGGCGCTACCGTGTGGGCCGCAACGACCGAGCACACCCCCTACGAGCGGAATATCGAAGAGGACTTTTTTGTGGCGGGCCTGGAGTGGCTGGAGCGCCAAGGGGTGGATGTCGTCAACATCTCGCTGGGCTACACGCGCTTCGATGAGGGGGAACGCAGCTACATGCCGGCGGCGCTGGATGGCGACACGGCGGTGACGACGCGTGCGGCCGACCGGGCCGCGGCCCTGGGCGTAACGGTCGTTACAAGCGCGGGCAACGGCGGCTGCGCGCGCGCCGAACGCTGCTGGTACTATGTGGGCACGCCGGCCGATGCCGACTCGGTGATCACCGTGGGCGCCGTCCGCCCCGACTCGTCGCGCGCTTCGTTTAGCGCACGCGGCCCCACGGCCGACGGCCGCATCAAACCCGACGTAGCAGCGCTGGGCACGCGCGTTGCTGTTGCCAACGGCCGCGATACGTTTGTGCGCGGCGGCGGGACCTCGTTTGCCGCGCCCATGGTGAGCGGCATCGCAGCGCAGATGCTGCAGGCCAACCCGCGCCTCCGGCCCCTCCAGGTGCGGGCCATCCTGCGGCAGACGGCCTCGCACCCGGGCCGCCCCAACAACCGCACGGGCTGGGGCATCGCAGACGGCACGGCCGCCGTGCGCACCGCGGTGGCATGGACGCGCCTCTGGCCGCCGCCGCTCACGCAAATCGAACCGCCGTACCCGCTGCGGGCCACCCGCCGGGTGCAGGTTGTAGTGCGCGCCGCGGCGGGGGCGCGCCACGCCCGCATCACCCTCGTCGACCGGCTCGGACGGGTGCAGATAGCCCAGACGATGCCGCTACGCGCGGGCTACAACCGCCACGCGCTCTCCGTACACAGCCTACCGCCTGGCGTGTACGGCTACCGGGTGCAGGCCGACGGACACACGCGCCGTGGGGTTGTGTCCGTGTTGCCCCCATCATAA
- a CDS encoding calcium/sodium antiporter — translation MLVDVALFVVGLIALYYGAEGLIAGASSVALRYGIRPILVGLTIVALGTSMPEFVVNLLAAVQGESALALGNIVGSNIANIALILGVCALVVPLTVQAPVLKKEYPFMLLTMLVFYGLAWDGAVTALDGGILLVGLVALLTYLASQGRTAEAVSAEEVGVSGVRRTLYIVGGIVGLAVGAHWMVESAVSMADRFGIDHAVVGLTVVALGTSLPELAASLVGTLKDEADLSFGNVVGSNMLNVLFVVGLVALFRPLDVDAAALRIHFPVMIGFALLLLPLARTHYELARWEGGLLVSGFVAYMGYLIVPYL, via the coding sequence ATGCTGGTTGATGTTGCACTGTTCGTTGTTGGGCTCATCGCGCTGTACTACGGAGCGGAGGGCCTCATTGCCGGGGCGTCAAGCGTCGCACTCCGCTACGGCATCCGTCCCATCCTGGTAGGCCTCACCATCGTGGCGCTGGGCACCTCGATGCCCGAGTTTGTGGTGAACCTCCTTGCCGCCGTACAGGGCGAGTCGGCGCTGGCGCTGGGCAACATCGTGGGCTCCAACATTGCCAACATCGCGCTTATCCTGGGCGTCTGCGCGTTGGTGGTGCCGCTTACCGTGCAGGCGCCGGTGCTCAAAAAGGAGTATCCGTTCATGCTGCTTACCATGCTCGTGTTTTACGGATTGGCGTGGGACGGCGCGGTTACGGCGCTCGACGGCGGCATCCTGCTGGTGGGCCTGGTGGCGCTGCTTACGTACCTGGCGTCGCAGGGCCGCACGGCCGAGGCGGTGTCTGCCGAGGAGGTCGGCGTCTCTGGCGTCCGCCGCACGCTCTACATCGTGGGCGGCATTGTGGGGCTGGCCGTTGGCGCACACTGGATGGTGGAGAGCGCCGTCTCGATGGCCGACCGCTTCGGCATCGATCATGCCGTGGTGGGCCTCACCGTGGTGGCGCTGGGCACGAGCCTGCCCGAGCTGGCCGCGTCGCTCGTGGGCACGCTCAAAGACGAAGCCGATCTCTCGTTTGGCAACGTGGTGGGCAGCAACATGCTCAACGTCCTGTTTGTGGTGGGCCTCGTGGCGCTGTTTCGTCCGCTGGATGTGGATGCTGCAGCGCTGCGGATTCACTTTCCGGTGATGATTGGATTTGCATTGTTGCTGTTGCCCCTGGCGCGCACCCATTACGAGTTGGCGCGCTGGGAGGGGGGCTTGCTGGTAAGCGGCTTTGTGGCCTACATGGGCTATCTGATCGTCCCGTACCTGTAG
- a CDS encoding cytidine deaminase has translation MDASPPWLAALLNCAETAAPRAYVPFSEAPVGAALLLTDGHWIPGVRVESASFSLTLPALHNAFTTAVALQATARIVGVACSRPVRPEEATYLEGLSVPLTPTTDRVWHVHGRHGPEQIGDPLSPLLEAAPVDDAAGRALARRVAERAYVPASAFPVGAVLETTNGWVSGVNVEHPDWARILCAERNALGTARSYGLHPADRLYLTCLRDPHGSPCGACRQWLVEHAPQATVIMDRGDDSAVHQAAVPDLLPDSFNGRTMLNA, from the coding sequence ATGGATGCTTCGCCCCCCTGGCTCGCCGCCCTCTTGAACTGTGCCGAAACGGCGGCCCCACGGGCGTACGTTCCCTTCTCGGAGGCACCGGTGGGCGCTGCGCTGCTCCTCACCGACGGCCACTGGATTCCCGGCGTGCGCGTCGAGAGCGCGTCGTTCTCGCTCACCCTGCCTGCGCTGCACAACGCGTTCACCACGGCGGTGGCGCTGCAGGCCACCGCGCGCATCGTGGGCGTGGCCTGCAGCCGGCCCGTGCGCCCCGAGGAGGCCACCTACCTGGAAGGGCTTTCCGTGCCCCTCACGCCGACAACCGACCGCGTGTGGCACGTGCACGGCAGGCACGGGCCCGAGCAGATCGGCGATCCGCTGTCGCCGCTCTTGGAGGCGGCGCCGGTTGATGACGCGGCCGGCCGGGCCCTGGCGCGCCGCGTGGCGGAGCGGGCCTATGTCCCGGCTTCGGCGTTTCCGGTGGGCGCTGTGCTCGAAACAACGAACGGGTGGGTGTCCGGGGTGAACGTGGAGCATCCGGACTGGGCGCGCATCCTGTGTGCCGAGCGCAATGCCCTGGGCACGGCCCGCTCATATGGCTTGCACCCGGCCGATCGGCTCTACCTTACCTGCCTGCGCGATCCCCACGGGTCGCCCTGCGGGGCCTGCCGGCAATGGCTCGTGGAGCACGCGCCGCAGGCCACGGTCATTATGGATCGTGGCGATGACTCGGCGGTTCATCAGGCAGCCGTCCCCGACCTCCTGCCCGATTCGTTTAACGGGCGCACAATGCTGAACGCTTAA
- a CDS encoding HepT-like ribonuclease domain-containing protein, whose amino-acid sequence MSRGQTQYILDIVEAMDAAEAFVEDVTFEALEGDRRTQYALQRAFEIIGEATKQIDESIQKRYPDVPWRKMAGMRDILAHQYFAVNLEVVWNAVHEDFPEVQLHLQAILEELQTTGKDQ is encoded by the coding sequence GTGAGCCGTGGCCAGACGCAGTACATTCTCGACATTGTGGAGGCCATGGACGCGGCCGAAGCGTTCGTCGAAGACGTGACGTTCGAAGCACTGGAAGGCGACCGGCGCACGCAGTACGCCCTGCAGCGAGCCTTCGAGATTATTGGAGAGGCAACGAAACAGATCGACGAGTCAATTCAGAAGCGCTATCCCGATGTGCCATGGCGCAAAATGGCTGGCATGCGAGACATCCTTGCTCACCAGTACTTCGCTGTGAACCTGGAGGTCGTATGGAATGCGGTCCATGAAGACTTTCCCGAGGTACAGCTGCACCTCCAAGCAATTCTGGAGGAGCTGCAGACGACAGGAAAGGACCAGTAG